A stretch of the Nicotiana tabacum cultivar K326 chromosome 6, ASM71507v2, whole genome shotgun sequence genome encodes the following:
- the LOC107787946 gene encoding uncharacterized protein LOC107787946 yields the protein MGGKVDVSINQKRGPRTFRLCGQNYHQIGSLLPPKGSTPKFAQLYIYDTENEVTNRINAFSRGQDINKLHAEIVSDLKQTLDDNNVLAKTFRMVRDRFQENIDSNVKLRLIGKRGTDGRRYNLPTIPEVAALVVGDFEVSGSDRDIIIETQFGQLQRINELNAAYLGLQYPLFFPYGEDGYREDIPLSHGDESSRGRQCVSMREFFAYRIQERKDEVPTIVSSGRLFQQFLVDGYTMIESSRLKFIRTHQKQLRVDSYKVLADDILHGDIDPSSQGKRIILPSSFTGGARYMVQNYQDAMAICKWVRYPDLFITFTCNPKWPEITRFVESRNLNLEDRPDILSRLFKIKLDHLIKDLRDNQVFGQVKVVIYTIEFQKRGLPHAHILLFLHEHNKFPSASDIDRIISAEIPDKVDDPNYYNAVKNLMMHGPCGSARKSSPCMLNGRCTKHFPKKFVEATTVDEEGYHVYRRRDNGRTIMKNGIDLDNRPTVKESMFLGWFEANKNFPEARDLTYAEFPLKFWWNQKLKKWEKRRKSEFSIGRIFFVTPGSGEIYYLRLLLNVIKGPTSYEQLRRINNHDYLTFRDACYALRLLDDDKEYVDAIKEASTWGMPSYLRQLFVMLLLSNSMSQPEIVWQSSWELLSEDILREERTLLSNPAAELTDDELKNRCLKKLDNILKSCGKSFNDFPTMPRPYYNEEEFDGANRLINEELRYNRRSLTQEHEQLIMKLTVEQKSVYDKIRFAVIEDKGGLFFLYGHGGTDKTFIWKTLSSGVRSKGDIVINVASSGIASLLLPGGQTAHSRFAIPLNPTEDSTCNIKQGSPLAKLIVKAKLIIWDEAPMMHKYCFEALDQTLRDILRFKDPSNLDRPFGGKTIVLGGDFRQILPVIIKGTRQEIVKATLNSSYLWPHCQILKVTTNMRLQENRSGADLDDLKQFSDWILAIGDGNIGCSIDGIEKVEIPDDLLIHNCDDPISGIVESTYSDFLRHFTDIKYLQERAIVAPTLQMMESVNDYMVSLNNSQDKSYLSSDTICMSDHAFTSLEHVHTPEFLNSIKCSGIPNHSITLKVAY from the exons ATGGGGGGTAAGGTTGATGTCTCTATCAACCAGAAAAGAGGGCCAAGAACGTTCAGATTATGTGGTCAAAACTATCATCAAATTGGGAGCTTACTACCTCCTAAAGGATCtactccaaaatttgcacagttatatatatatgacaCAGAGAATGAAGTTACAAATAGAATCAATGCTTTCAG TCGTGGCCAAGATATTAATAAACTTCATGCTGAAATTGTTTCTGATCTAAAACAAACGCTTGATGACAATAATGTTTTGGCAAAGACATTTAGGATGGTCAGAGATCGATTCCAGGAGAATATAGACTCCAATGTTAAGCTCAGATTAATAGGGAAAAGAGGTACTGATGGTAGAAGATACAACTTACCAACAATACCAGAAGTAGCTGCTTTGGTGGTTGGTGATTTTGAAGTTTCTGGAAGTGATCGTGATATCATTATAGAAACACAATTTGGACAGCTACAAAGGATAAATGAACTAAATGCTGCATATTTAGGACTACAATATCCTTTGTTTTTTCCTTATGGTGAAGATGGATACAGAGAGGATATTCCTTTAAGTCATGGCGATGAATCATCGAGAGGAAGGCAATGTGTTAGCATGCGAGAATTTTTCGCTTATAGAATTCAggaaagaaaagatgaagttccCACCATTGtgtcttcaggaagattatttcaGCAATTTTTAGTTGATGGTTATACAATGATAGAATCTTCTCGGTTGAAGTTTATCAGGACTCATCAAAAGCAATTAAGAGTTGATTCTTATAAAGTCCTAGCAGATGATATTTTGCATGGTGACATCGATCCTTCATCCCAAGGTAAAAGGATAATTCTACCTTCAAGCTTTACAGGGGGTGCACGATATATGGTTCAGAATTATCAAGATGCTATGGCAATATGTAAATGGGTCAGGTACCCTGATCTTTTTATCACATTTACTTGCAATCCTAAGTGGCCAGAGATTACTAGATTTGTGGAGAGCAGAAACTTGAATCTTGAAGATCGTCCAGACATTTTAAGTAGGTTGTTCAAAATCAAATTGGACCACTTAATAAAGGATTTGAGAGATAATCAAGTTTTTGGACAAGTAAAAGTAG TGATTTATACCATTGAGTTCCAAAAACGAGGACTACCTCATGCTCATATCTTACTTTTTCTTCACGAGCATAATAAATTTCCATCTGCATCAGATATTGATAGAATAATTTCGGCAGAAATACCAGATAAAGTGGATGATCCTAATTATTACAATGCCGTTAAAAATTTAATGATGCATGGCCCATGTGGTTCTGCTAGGAAATCTTCTCCTTGCATGCTGAATGGTAGATGTACAAAGCACTTTCCTAAAAAGTTTGTTGAGGCCACAACGGTTGATGAAGAAGGGTATCATGTTTATAGAAGAAGGGATAATGGTAGAACAATTATGAAAAATGGTATTGATTTGGATAACAG ACCAACTGTGAAGGAATCAATGTTTTTGGGATGGTTTGAGGCAAACAAAAATTTTCCGGAAGCAAGAGATTTGACTTACGCAGAATTCCCTCTTAAATTTTGGTGgaaccaaaaattaaaaaaatgggaaaagaggagaaaatctGAATTTTCTATTGGGAGGATTTTCTTTGTTACTCCTGGAAGTGGAGAGATATATTATCttagattgttgttgaatgtAATCAAAGGTCCAACTTCATATGAACAACTTAGAAGAATTAACAATCATGACTATCTTACTTTTAGAGATGCATGTTATGCACTTAGGTTGTTGGATGACGACAAAGAGTATGTTGATGCTATAAAGGAGGCAAGTACTTGGGGCATGCCATCTTATCTAAGACAGTTATTTGTCATGTTATTGTTATCAAATTCAATGTCACAACCAGAAATTGTTTGGCAATCATCGTGGGAGTTATTGTCAGAAGATATTCTCCGTGAAGAAAGAACATTATTGAGTAATCCAG CGGCAGAGTTAACAGATGATGAATTGAAAAATCGTTGCTTGAAAAAGCTGGACAATATTTTAAAAAGTTGTGGAAAAAGTTTTAACGATTTTCCGACAATGCCAAGACCATATTACAATgaggaagaatttgatggtgCTAACAGACTAATTAATGAGGAATTGCGCTATAATAGGCGCTCTTTGACACAAGAGCATGAACAATTAATAATGAAATTAACAGTCGAGCAAAAGTCTGTTTATGATAAAATCAGATTTGCAGTGATTGAAGACAAAGGAGGGTTATTCTTTTTATATGGTCATGGAGGAACTGACAAAACTTTTATCTGGAAAACATTGTCTTCTGGCGTACGATCTAAAGGCGATATAGTGATAAATGTTGCTTCAAGTGGTATTGCTTCTCTTTTGTTACCAGGAGGTCAAACTGCACATTCAAGATTTGCGATCCCTCTAAATCCAACTGAAGATTCAACATGCAATATAAAACAAGGTAGTCCTTTAGCAAAGTTGATTGTGAAGGCAAAATTGATCATTTGGGATGAGGCACCAATGATGCATAAATACTGTTTTGAAGCTCTTGATCAAACTCTTAGAGATATTCTAAGATTTAAAGATCCGTCAAATTTAGATCGGCCATTTGGAGGTAAAACAATTGTTCTTGGAGGTGACTTTAGACAAATTTTGcctgtaattataaaaggtaCTAGGCAAGAGATTGTTAAAGCAACTCTAAATTCTTCATATTTGTGGCCCCACTGTCAGATTTTAAAGGTAACAACAAATATGAGATTGCAAGAAAATAGATCTGGTGCAGATTTggatgatttaaaacaattttctGATTGGATCTTGGCAATAGGTGATGGAAATATTGGATGTTCCATTGATGGCATTGAGAAAGTAGAAATACCCGACGATCTTCTCATACATAATTGTGATGATCCAATATCTGGAATTGTAGAAAGTACATATTCTGATTTCTTGAGACATTTCACAGATATAAAATACCTTCAAGAAAGAGCAATTGTTGCACCAACACTTCAGATGATGGAATCGGTGAATGATTACATGGTTTCTCTCAACAATAGCCAGGATAAATCATATTTAAGTTCGGATACAATTTGTATGTCTGATCATGCATTTACATCTTTGGAACATGTACATACACCTGAATTCCTAAATAGTATTAAATGTTCAGGTATTCCAAATCACTCTATCACTTTGAAG